One region of Micromonospora ureilytica genomic DNA includes:
- a CDS encoding tyrosine-type recombinase/integrase: MDERRNPCTRATLDQLLDRWLEVADIEATTRMGYVNKLNKHVRPVLGNLPVGRLDAETLESFYASLRRCRDWCGGKAYVKHRVEGEHTCTAKCRPHVCKPLSASSVRQIHWILSGALSRAVRWRWIAVNPAGQAEPPAPPHPDPQPPNPAEAARIINKAWRDPDWGALVWLAMTTGARRGELCALRWQHLDLDAGVLTLRRSAYLDEHGELREKDTKTHQQRRVALDPETIEVLRELRGRYLDRLAQLGADADTADYVFSPEPDNSRGYRPDTITQRYGRLATRLGIDSHIHALRHYSATELINAGVDVRTVAGRLGHGGGGTTTLRVYAAWLSESDQRAAGTLAARMPPRPVTPTQGIVSTSPYQAIAAGLREQIANGQLRPGDQLPAVAELATALGVSVGTAHRGVALLAAEGLVRVVRGRRATVAQPRLKNSPDGSGDNLLQGAEHRPVPRQSAHL, translated from the coding sequence GTGGACGAGCGGCGCAACCCATGTACACGCGCCACGCTCGACCAGCTTCTAGACCGATGGCTTGAGGTGGCCGACATCGAGGCCACCACCCGTATGGGCTACGTCAACAAGCTCAACAAGCACGTACGGCCAGTGCTGGGCAACCTGCCGGTTGGCCGACTCGACGCCGAGACGTTGGAGTCGTTCTACGCGAGCCTCCGTCGCTGCCGCGACTGGTGCGGCGGTAAGGCGTACGTGAAACACCGCGTAGAAGGTGAACACACTTGCACGGCGAAGTGCCGGCCGCACGTCTGCAAGCCGCTCAGCGCTTCGTCCGTGCGCCAGATTCACTGGATCCTCAGTGGTGCGCTCAGTCGCGCCGTCCGGTGGCGCTGGATCGCCGTCAACCCCGCCGGACAGGCCGAGCCCCCTGCGCCGCCGCACCCCGACCCGCAACCGCCAAACCCGGCCGAAGCCGCGCGCATCATCAATAAAGCGTGGCGTGACCCTGACTGGGGCGCGCTGGTCTGGCTTGCCATGACGACGGGCGCCAGGCGCGGTGAACTGTGTGCGCTGCGCTGGCAGCATCTCGACTTGGACGCCGGTGTGCTGACGCTGCGGCGCAGCGCCTACCTGGACGAACACGGCGAGCTGCGGGAGAAGGACACCAAGACGCACCAGCAGCGGCGGGTGGCTCTCGACCCCGAGACGATCGAAGTGCTGCGTGAGCTGCGCGGTCGGTACCTTGACCGCCTGGCGCAGCTCGGCGCTGACGCCGACACTGCCGATTACGTCTTCTCCCCCGAACCGGACAACAGCCGTGGCTACCGACCCGACACCATTACTCAGCGGTACGGCCGGCTCGCAACCCGGCTCGGCATCGACAGCCACATTCACGCACTGCGGCACTACTCGGCAACCGAGCTGATAAACGCTGGCGTTGACGTACGGACGGTCGCCGGCCGGCTTGGTCATGGCGGCGGTGGGACAACGACCCTCAGGGTGTACGCAGCCTGGCTGTCGGAGTCGGACCAACGGGCGGCAGGGACGCTGGCCGCTCGGATGCCGCCGCGACCAGTCACGCCAACTCAAGGCATTGTGTCGACCAGCCCGTACCAAGCGATAGCCGCTGGCCTGCGCGAGCAGATCGCCAATGGTCAGCTTCGGCCCGGCGACCAACTCCCTGCGGTTGCCGAGCTGGCTACGGCGCTTGGCGTTTCGGTCGGTACCGCTCACCGCGGCGTGGCGCTGCTGGCGGCAGAGGGTTTGGTACGCGTCGTTCGAGGTCGCCGGGCGACCGTCGCTCAACCTCGCCTTAAGAACTCGCCAGATGGGTCTGGCGACAACCTGCTTCAAGGTGCCGAACATCGGCCCGTCCCACGTCAGTCTGCTCATCTGTGA